From a region of the Acinetobacter larvae genome:
- the exaC gene encoding acetaldehyde dehydrogenase ExaC: MRYVDPNQPGAKVDFKAQYENFIGGEWVAPVKGQYFDNISPVDGQVFTRIPRSSAEDIELALDAAHRAKAQWNKSSPTTRSNLLLKIADRLEQNLELLAVAETWENGKPIRETLAADIPLAIDHFRYFAGCIRAQEGGISEIDEDTVAYHFHEPLGVVGQIIPWNFPILMAAWKLAPALAAGNCIVLKPAEQTPASILVLAELIQDILPPGVLNIVNGFGAEVGRPLATNPRIAKIAFTGSTQVGQLIMQYATENIIPVTLELGGKSPNIFFEDVMDHEDDYLEKTLEGFSMFALNQGEVCTCPSRALIQESIADRFLEKAIERVKRIKTGHPLDTETMIGAQASLEQQNKILGCIETGRSEGAELLLGGGDRQEVGQGFYIEPTIFKGQNNMKIFQEEIFGPVLSVTTFKDYDEAIKIANDTMYGLGAGVWSRSAHTSYRAGRAIEAGRVWTNCYHIYPAHAAFGGYKKSGIGRENHKMMLDHYQQTKNLLVSYSTKPMGFF, translated from the coding sequence ATGCGTTACGTCGATCCGAACCAACCTGGTGCTAAAGTTGACTTTAAAGCACAATATGAGAACTTTATTGGCGGTGAATGGGTTGCCCCAGTAAAAGGTCAGTACTTTGACAATATCTCCCCTGTCGATGGTCAGGTCTTTACCCGTATTCCGCGCTCTAGCGCCGAAGACATTGAGCTCGCTTTAGATGCGGCACATCGCGCTAAAGCACAATGGAATAAAAGCTCCCCAACAACACGTTCTAATTTGCTGTTAAAAATTGCAGATCGTTTAGAACAAAACTTAGAATTACTTGCAGTTGCTGAAACTTGGGAAAATGGTAAACCTATCCGAGAAACCTTAGCAGCCGATATTCCTTTAGCAATCGACCATTTCCGTTATTTTGCGGGCTGTATCCGTGCACAAGAAGGCGGTATTTCCGAGATTGATGAAGACACCGTTGCTTATCATTTCCATGAGCCTTTGGGGGTGGTGGGACAAATCATTCCATGGAACTTCCCAATTTTAATGGCGGCATGGAAACTAGCACCAGCGCTGGCTGCGGGGAACTGTATCGTTTTAAAACCTGCAGAACAAACACCAGCCAGTATTTTGGTATTGGCTGAATTAATTCAAGACATTTTACCGCCTGGCGTATTGAATATCGTCAATGGTTTCGGTGCAGAAGTGGGTCGCCCTTTGGCAACCAATCCACGTATTGCCAAAATTGCATTTACAGGTTCAACTCAAGTGGGTCAGTTGATCATGCAATATGCCACTGAAAATATTATTCCTGTTACTTTAGAATTGGGTGGTAAATCACCCAATATCTTCTTTGAAGATGTGATGGATCATGAGGATGATTACCTCGAAAAAACCCTTGAAGGTTTCTCGATGTTTGCCTTAAACCAAGGTGAAGTATGTACGTGTCCATCACGTGCCCTGATCCAAGAAAGCATTGCAGATCGTTTCTTAGAAAAAGCCATTGAACGGGTCAAACGGATTAAAACCGGTCACCCACTGGATACCGAAACCATGATCGGTGCGCAAGCATCTTTGGAACAACAGAATAAAATTCTAGGCTGTATCGAAACCGGTCGTTCAGAAGGTGCAGAATTATTGTTAGGTGGTGGTGATCGCCAAGAAGTGGGGCAAGGCTTCTATATTGAGCCAACCATTTTTAAAGGGCAAAACAACATGAAAATTTTCCAAGAGGAAATTTTCGGACCCGTTTTATCTGTTACAACCTTTAAAGATTATGACGAAGCAATCAAAATCGCCAATGACACCATGTATGGTCTAGGGGCTGGGGTATGGTCACGTTCTGCACATACGTCTTACCGTGCCGGTCGTGCGATTGAAGCAGGTCGTGTTTGGACCAACTGCTATCATATTTATCCGGCTCATGCGGCATTTGGTGGATATAAAAAATCTGGTATCGGTCGTGAAAACCATAAGATGATGCTAGATCATTACCAACAAACTAAAAACTTATTGGTGAGTTATTCAACCAAACCGATGGGTTTCTTCTAA
- a CDS encoding MFS transporter, which translates to MTTPHDANTNQIANANLTFGQRIKSIVGGSAGNLVEYYDWYVYSAFTLYFAPVFFPQSSGTIQLLQAAVIFALGFFMRPLGAWMMGIYSDRKGRKAGLTLSVALMSIGSLVIAFLPTYNSIGLIAPIILLIARLLQGLSLGGEYGASATYLSELATPKNRGFYASFQYITLISGQLIALAVLLILQATLSKEDLQAWGWRIPFFIGAVLAITVLWIRRNMIETEQSVAAQKRGESKKSSAFALFKQYPKEALKVFFLTAGGTLSFYAYTTYTQKFLVNTSGFSKETATEINACAVLFFMILQPIAGHLSDRFGKKVMITFFGIGGVLFTYPLFTMLSGTNNPYTAFFLIAAGLLITTGYTSINVIAKSELFPAHIRSLGVALPYALATSIFGGTTEAVGLLFKNFNFESGFYIYISAMIAISAGTYIFTKNPEQLDKDKI; encoded by the coding sequence ATGACAACTCCCCATGACGCAAATACAAACCAAATCGCAAATGCAAATTTAACTTTTGGTCAACGCATCAAATCAATTGTAGGTGGTTCTGCTGGTAATTTAGTCGAATATTATGATTGGTATGTTTACTCTGCCTTTACATTATATTTTGCACCGGTATTCTTTCCACAAAGTAGTGGTACCATTCAACTCCTTCAAGCAGCAGTGATCTTCGCCCTTGGTTTTTTCATGCGACCATTAGGTGCGTGGATGATGGGTATTTATTCGGACCGTAAAGGACGAAAAGCTGGTTTAACTTTGTCTGTCGCCCTCATGAGTATTGGCTCATTGGTCATCGCCTTTTTACCTACCTATAATTCAATCGGTCTCATTGCACCGATCATCTTGTTAATTGCACGCTTATTGCAAGGGCTCAGTTTAGGCGGTGAATATGGTGCCAGTGCAACATATCTCAGCGAATTGGCAACCCCGAAAAATCGTGGTTTCTACGCAAGTTTTCAATATATTACCCTGATTTCGGGTCAGTTAATTGCATTGGCAGTATTGCTTATCTTACAAGCAACACTGAGCAAAGAAGACTTACAAGCATGGGGCTGGCGTATTCCATTCTTTATCGGTGCAGTGCTTGCTATCACAGTATTGTGGATTCGTCGTAATATGATTGAAACAGAGCAATCTGTAGCCGCACAAAAGCGTGGTGAGAGTAAAAAAAGTAGTGCCTTTGCATTATTTAAACAATATCCCAAAGAAGCTTTAAAAGTATTTTTCTTAACGGCTGGTGGGACATTGTCCTTTTATGCTTATACCACTTATACACAAAAATTCTTGGTCAATACTTCTGGTTTTAGTAAAGAAACAGCAACAGAAATTAATGCTTGTGCCGTATTGTTCTTTATGATTTTACAGCCTATTGCGGGGCATTTATCTGATCGTTTTGGGAAGAAAGTAATGATTACTTTCTTTGGCATTGGCGGTGTACTCTTTACCTATCCACTATTTACCATGCTATCTGGGACCAATAACCCCTATACAGCATTCTTCCTCATTGCCGCAGGTCTCTTAATTACCACCGGTTATACCTCAATTAATGTGATTGCTAAATCTGAGTTATTCCCTGCTCATATTCGCTCATTAGGTGTTGCCCTTCCCTATGCATTAGCCACATCGATCTTTGGTGGTACAACAGAAGCCGTCGGATTGTTATTTAAAAACTTTAACTTTGAATCTGGTTTTTATATTTATATCAGTGCCATGATCGCAATCTCAGCAGGCACATATATCTTTACTAAAAATCCAGAACAACTCGACAAAGACAAAATCTGA
- a CDS encoding IS1182 family transposase gives MAIKTYHQNQLHLIPHSFDDLIPEKHPVRLVNKVLDQIDSSPLVNAYDESGRPGYHPLLMLKIMVYAYMTNTYSSRKIEKALRENINFMWLSNMTIIDHNTINRFRNSKLEQCFKDIFKQIVLMLAEEGVITLKEIYTDGTKLEAQANRYTFVWGNAIKTNKAKMLKQLDELWKYAHQIEVGDQEPSKLEITEISSHTIDQVLKAIDDRLNEHSIQPDQATKKKLGAVKKNFKNRLIDYEEKEKILDGRNSYSKTDHDATFMRMKEDHMKNGQLKAGYNVQISTENQVIVNYSVHQNSNDFPTLKPHLEQMRELYGEEQFQELEVITADAGYGSEENYQYLEQQGLLAYIKYSTFDLERRQQRGKKAKQNLKNKQYLHYNAIDDYYVCPMGQHMTKIKDKQTKTSSGFIQHISIYEAQRCEGCPLRSSCHKSQGNRRIERNHHLEHYRTLMYERLLSEEGIEKRKRRSIEVEPVFGHIKSNRGFKRFTLRGMRKVNLEFGLHALAHNMMKMAA, from the coding sequence ATGGCTATAAAGACATATCACCAAAACCAACTTCACTTAATTCCTCATAGCTTTGATGACTTGATTCCTGAGAAACACCCTGTTCGCTTAGTGAATAAAGTATTGGATCAAATTGACAGTAGCCCATTAGTAAATGCGTATGATGAATCTGGTCGACCAGGTTATCACCCACTACTCATGCTTAAAATCATGGTCTACGCTTATATGACCAATACCTATTCCTCTCGTAAAATCGAAAAAGCTCTACGTGAAAATATTAATTTCATGTGGTTAAGCAATATGACCATTATTGATCACAATACGATTAATCGCTTTAGAAATTCAAAGTTAGAGCAATGCTTTAAAGACATATTCAAACAGATCGTATTGATGTTAGCTGAAGAAGGAGTCATTACTTTAAAAGAGATTTACACAGATGGCACCAAACTTGAGGCACAAGCCAATCGCTACACCTTTGTGTGGGGTAATGCAATTAAAACCAACAAAGCTAAGATGCTTAAACAGCTAGATGAACTATGGAAGTATGCTCACCAAATCGAAGTTGGCGATCAAGAACCGAGTAAGCTTGAAATCACAGAAATATCATCGCATACGATAGATCAAGTTTTAAAAGCGATAGATGATCGTTTGAATGAACATTCGATTCAACCGGATCAAGCGACTAAAAAGAAATTAGGTGCGGTAAAAAAAAACTTTAAGAATCGACTAATAGACTACGAAGAAAAAGAAAAGATCCTTGATGGGCGCAATTCGTATAGCAAGACTGACCATGATGCAACTTTCATGCGGATGAAGGAAGACCATATGAAAAATGGTCAACTTAAGGCTGGTTATAATGTTCAAATAAGCACTGAAAATCAGGTAATTGTTAATTATAGCGTGCATCAAAATAGTAATGACTTTCCTACATTAAAGCCCCATTTAGAGCAAATGCGTGAACTTTATGGCGAAGAACAGTTTCAAGAACTTGAAGTTATTACCGCTGATGCAGGTTATGGTAGTGAGGAAAACTATCAATATTTAGAACAGCAAGGGTTATTAGCGTATATCAAATACAGCACCTTTGACTTAGAACGTCGTCAACAACGTGGTAAAAAAGCCAAACAGAATTTAAAAAATAAGCAATATCTACATTACAACGCGATTGATGACTATTATGTTTGCCCAATGGGACAACATATGACGAAGATCAAAGATAAACAAACAAAAACCAGTAGTGGATTCATTCAACATATCAGTATTTATGAGGCACAGCGATGCGAAGGATGCCCGCTTAGAAGTAGCTGCCATAAGAGCCAGGGCAATAGACGAATTGAGAGAAACCATCATTTAGAGCATTACAGGACGTTAATGTATGAACGCTTACTAAGTGAAGAAGGAATCGAAAAGCGTAAGCGACGAAGTATAGAAGTTGAACCGGTGTTTGGACATATAAAGTCGAATCGAGGCTTTAAGAGATTCACGCTTAGAGGGATGCGAAAAGTGAATTTAGAGTTTGGATTACATGCTTTAGCACACAATATGATGAAAATGGCAGCTTAA
- a CDS encoding class I SAM-dependent methyltransferase, producing the protein MDMAWSNGYQTEVNYTYGYYRDLSPNYQRFCLLLNGVDCPSSQQSHHHCELGFGQGVSINIHAAGSDSIFWGTDFNPAHAAHADQLADYSHAQHYYFDDSFEELFNRSDLPQFDSISLHGIWSWISYENQLIILKFIRTYLKPNGIVYISYNCETGWAASMPVRELLYSHYKYASKSHSPVKNVQDALDFSEALLLKDPLLIKQNPLALSKLKSLKEKNPNYLIHEYFNKDWKCFSFQQIVRLFEEIKLSYAGTTDLLVHVEQINFSPEQTEFLNRIEHPILKEQCRDYFTAAQFRRDLYIRGKNILTPLQCKQRLREYYFVALRPVAAWPNTIQGILGEFNLIEEIYSEIGRIYVEEHYRAISIAELEQRLPDLSYEKILNALVVLCHCGYMQPCQHNQASESVLQRAHKLNTYLLEQSQFHRNYTVLVNPLTGMGIEMTQFEQLTYLCYFFKGLKTAEEVADYIQNVLDQLALFMFDENKNIVREREKSIARIRDSVSEYLNPEKLQIIKQLQLFNPEF; encoded by the coding sequence ATGGATATGGCTTGGAGCAATGGTTATCAGACTGAGGTCAATTATACATACGGGTATTACCGTGATTTAAGCCCAAACTATCAACGCTTTTGTTTATTGCTTAATGGTGTGGATTGTCCAAGTTCTCAACAATCACATCATCATTGTGAATTAGGCTTTGGTCAGGGTGTGAGTATTAATATACATGCTGCTGGATCTGATAGTATTTTCTGGGGCACAGATTTTAACCCCGCTCATGCGGCCCACGCAGATCAATTGGCAGATTATAGTCATGCCCAGCATTATTATTTTGATGATAGTTTTGAGGAGTTATTCAATCGCTCCGACTTACCGCAATTCGACTCCATTAGTTTACATGGTATTTGGAGTTGGATTAGCTATGAAAATCAGCTGATCATTTTAAAGTTCATTCGAACTTATCTTAAGCCTAATGGCATTGTTTATATTAGCTATAATTGTGAGACTGGTTGGGCTGCAAGTATGCCAGTACGAGAGCTACTTTATAGTCATTATAAATATGCTAGTAAAAGTCATAGTCCAGTAAAGAATGTTCAAGATGCGCTAGATTTTAGCGAGGCATTATTACTCAAAGATCCACTGTTGATTAAGCAAAACCCATTGGCATTATCTAAGCTAAAAAGTTTAAAAGAAAAGAATCCTAATTATTTAATTCATGAATATTTTAATAAAGATTGGAAGTGTTTTTCATTTCAGCAAATTGTACGCTTATTTGAAGAAATTAAGTTGAGTTATGCTGGCACTACAGACTTGTTGGTTCATGTTGAGCAAATTAATTTTAGCCCCGAGCAAACTGAATTTTTAAATCGTATTGAACATCCAATTTTAAAAGAGCAGTGCAGAGACTATTTTACTGCTGCACAATTTAGGCGTGATCTTTATATTCGGGGTAAAAATATCCTGACGCCCTTACAGTGTAAACAGCGTTTAAGAGAATATTATTTTGTAGCGCTCAGACCCGTTGCGGCTTGGCCGAATACTATTCAGGGTATTTTAGGAGAATTTAATTTAATTGAAGAAATCTATAGTGAAATTGGGCGGATTTATGTTGAAGAGCACTATCGGGCAATCAGTATTGCTGAACTCGAACAGCGATTACCCGATTTAAGTTATGAAAAGATTTTGAATGCTTTAGTTGTCTTATGCCATTGTGGCTATATGCAACCCTGCCAGCATAATCAAGCTTCTGAAAGTGTGTTACAACGCGCACATAAGTTAAATACGTATTTACTAGAACAAAGCCAGTTTCATCGTAATTACACAGTACTGGTTAACCCATTGACTGGAATGGGGATTGAAATGACTCAATTTGAGCAATTAACCTATCTTTGCTATTTCTTTAAGGGGCTTAAAACAGCAGAAGAAGTGGCGGATTATATTCAAAATGTATTAGACCAACTGGCATTATTTATGTTCGATGAGAATAAAAATATTGTACGTGAGCGTGAAAAATCTATCGCTCGGATACGCGATAGTGTTTCAGAATACCTTAACCCTGAAAAGCTCCAAATTATTAAACAACTACAGTTGTTTAATCCAGAGTTCTAG
- a CDS encoding glutamine amidotransferase: MSQLDCRFPKTIYVIQHIAFEDLGCFEDIFYQLGFRIRYFEAGIDDLSTALQYTGLTIILGGPISVYDTEHFPFLTDELLLLKQRLTQQLPTLGICLGAQLIAKALGANVYAGLHKEIGWHKLTLSTQQPNLLTPLKDLKVLHWHGDSFDLPEHADLLASSEYYPHQAFQIGKQILALQFHLEIDPEHLEKWLIGHYVELQHTGIDIKQLRADNQNYAPQLCDAAAEILQQYLSQLDWQHIPL; encoded by the coding sequence ATGTCTCAACTTGATTGCCGCTTTCCCAAAACAATTTACGTGATTCAACATATTGCCTTTGAAGACTTAGGCTGCTTTGAAGATATTTTTTATCAACTTGGTTTTCGTATCCGCTATTTTGAAGCGGGTATAGATGACCTCAGCACTGCGCTACAATATACCGGTTTAACCATTATCTTAGGTGGACCGATCTCAGTATATGACACTGAACATTTTCCCTTTCTTACAGATGAGCTGCTGCTATTAAAACAACGTCTCACTCAACAACTGCCGACTCTGGGTATTTGTTTGGGGGCACAACTGATTGCCAAAGCCCTCGGTGCCAATGTCTATGCTGGACTACATAAAGAAATTGGCTGGCATAAACTTACACTGAGCACACAGCAGCCTAATCTACTGACACCGTTAAAAGACCTTAAAGTATTACATTGGCATGGGGATAGTTTTGATTTACCTGAACATGCCGATTTATTGGCAAGCAGTGAATATTATCCACATCAGGCATTTCAAATTGGCAAACAAATTCTAGCTTTACAATTTCATTTAGAAATTGATCCAGAACATTTAGAGAAATGGTTAATTGGCCATTATGTTGAGTTGCAACACACAGGTATCGATATAAAACAGTTACGTGCGGACAATCAAAATTATGCACCACAACTTTGTGATGCCGCCGCAGAGATTCTACAGCAATACTTAAGTCAACTCGACTGGCAACATATTCCGCTATAA
- a CDS encoding CaiB/BaiF CoA transferase family protein: MGALTGLKVLDLSRVLAGPWCSQILADMGADVIKIERPKTGDDTRMWGPPWMLDEQDAVTDQAGYFQCANRNKSSVAIDMSSAEGQALLHDMVKDADVVIENFKVGALAKYGLDYETLQNIQPKLIYCSITGYGQTGPRAKQPGYDFVIQGLSGLMSITGEADHLAGGGPQKVGVAVVDLQTGLYAATAILAALWSRDRTGQGQHIDLALFDVQLAALANQGMNYLLTGNAPKRLGNAHPNIVPYQTFDAKDKAFIIACGNDKQFKDLCHAIGRSDLLELPDYSSNQQRVAHRDRLIAVLAQHFLTQDAEYWVSRIDQAQVPVGMINNIAEALAEPQVQARDMVVNIPHPQNKDFKMVASPIKFSKTPIVYPQAPPALGQHTFAVLQHYRDQQQLQSLLAAGVLGSNE; the protein is encoded by the coding sequence ATGGGTGCATTAACAGGGTTAAAAGTTTTAGATTTAAGTCGGGTCTTGGCCGGTCCGTGGTGTAGCCAAATTTTGGCAGACATGGGTGCAGACGTCATCAAGATTGAACGTCCAAAAACGGGTGATGATACCCGTATGTGGGGGCCGCCGTGGATGTTGGATGAACAGGATGCAGTGACCGATCAAGCCGGATATTTTCAATGTGCTAATCGCAACAAATCATCTGTCGCGATAGATATGTCGAGCGCAGAAGGGCAGGCTTTATTGCATGATATGGTTAAAGATGCAGATGTGGTGATTGAGAATTTTAAAGTCGGTGCCTTGGCAAAATATGGCTTAGATTATGAGACTTTACAGAACATACAGCCTAAATTGATTTATTGCTCTATTACGGGATATGGACAAACTGGACCACGTGCCAAGCAACCTGGTTATGATTTTGTCATCCAAGGTTTATCGGGTTTGATGAGCATCACTGGTGAAGCCGACCATCTTGCTGGCGGTGGTCCACAAAAAGTTGGTGTTGCTGTAGTGGATTTACAAACTGGATTATATGCTGCAACGGCCATTCTTGCTGCGCTTTGGTCACGTGATCGAACCGGGCAAGGACAGCATATCGATTTAGCACTATTTGATGTGCAATTGGCTGCATTGGCAAATCAGGGCATGAATTATTTACTCACAGGCAATGCCCCCAAACGTTTAGGCAATGCGCATCCCAATATTGTGCCTTATCAAACCTTTGATGCCAAAGATAAGGCTTTTATTATTGCTTGTGGTAATGACAAACAGTTTAAAGATTTATGTCATGCCATCGGGCGTTCCGATTTGCTCGAATTGCCTGACTATAGCAGCAATCAACAGCGTGTGGCACATCGTGATCGATTAATTGCAGTATTGGCTCAGCATTTCCTAACACAAGATGCCGAATATTGGGTGAGCCGTATCGATCAAGCGCAAGTGCCAGTGGGGATGATTAATAATATTGCTGAAGCTCTGGCAGAACCTCAAGTTCAAGCACGCGATATGGTGGTCAATATCCCTCATCCTCAAAATAAAGATTTTAAGATGGTTGCTTCACCGATTAAATTTTCAAAAACACCAATTGTCTATCCGCAAGCGCCTCCAGCATTAGGGCAGCATACTTTTGCTGTATTACAGCATTATCGTGACCAGCAGCAATTGCAAAGTTTGCTGGCAGCGGGTGTATTAGGCAGTAATGAGTAA
- the ppk1 gene encoding polyphosphate kinase 1, with protein MSQYMPFQNDFQHSSATYINRELSLLEFHKRVLAQAKNENYPLLERLNFLIIFSKNLDEFFEIRIAGLMKQIDLKNISNAPDGIPNEIILQQISETAHQAVAEQYEILNYTILPQLQHYSVRFIQYQDILEKHKAWIKQYFFKQIQPVVTPISLDPSHPFPRLVNKSLNFIVTLQGKDAFGRQIELAIVPAPRSLPRMVRLPDELTGGAEHYILLSAIIHQHISDLFPGMTATGCYQFRVTRNADLSLSQDVTDIALALKDELSSRRFGRAVRLELGSKAPEALSDYLLQQFDLEPSQLYRIEGPVNLARFMADFDIPSLHFKPFQPLIPKVLRQPQRIFDVLSKQDILLHHPFDSFVPVIQLLKQAAHDPNVLAIKQTLYRSGAQSEIVQVLAEAARNGKEVTAVIELRARFDEESNIEVANLLQEAGAVVVYGIVGYKTHAKMILVVRREGKQLKRYVHLGTGNYHAGNAKIYTDYGLLTTQEDICEDVHKIFQELTGMGRLVQLQKLQHAPFTLHQHLLELIEQEIHFAQAGKAAHIIIKVNALTEAKLIAALYRASQAGVKIDLIVRSICCLRPQVKELSENIQVRSIVGRFLEHTRVYYFHHAGENKVYCASADWMGRNLFSRVETCFPIENKKLKKQIIEFGLLNYLKDNVNAWQLNADEQWQQIQAKDGEALFMAQQQLIERHQFED; from the coding sequence ATGTCACAGTACATGCCATTTCAAAATGACTTTCAACATAGCTCTGCAACCTATATTAATCGTGAACTATCATTATTAGAATTTCATAAACGTGTTTTAGCTCAAGCTAAAAATGAAAATTATCCATTATTAGAGCGTTTAAATTTTTTAATTATTTTTTCCAAAAACCTCGATGAGTTTTTTGAAATTCGCATTGCTGGTTTAATGAAGCAAATAGACCTTAAAAATATCAGCAATGCACCAGACGGCATTCCCAATGAAATCATTTTGCAACAGATTTCAGAAACAGCACATCAAGCAGTGGCTGAGCAATATGAAATCTTAAATTATACGATCCTGCCACAACTCCAACATTATTCTGTACGCTTTATTCAATATCAAGATATTTTAGAAAAACATAAGGCATGGATTAAACAGTACTTCTTCAAACAAATTCAACCTGTAGTCACCCCTATTAGCCTTGATCCATCACATCCTTTCCCGCGTTTAGTCAATAAAAGCCTAAACTTTATTGTTACCCTACAAGGGAAAGATGCTTTTGGTCGGCAAATCGAATTGGCGATCGTTCCTGCACCACGCTCACTGCCCCGCATGGTTCGACTACCAGATGAGCTTACTGGTGGCGCTGAACACTATATTTTACTGTCCGCAATTATCCATCAACATATTAGTGATTTATTTCCTGGTATGACTGCTACGGGCTGCTATCAGTTCCGTGTCACACGGAATGCCGATCTCAGCCTAAGTCAAGATGTAACAGATATTGCATTAGCCCTCAAAGATGAGCTGAGCTCACGTCGTTTTGGTCGTGCCGTACGTCTAGAATTGGGAAGTAAAGCACCTGAAGCCCTAAGTGACTATTTATTACAACAATTTGACCTTGAACCCTCGCAACTTTATCGTATAGAAGGACCTGTCAATTTAGCACGCTTCATGGCTGACTTTGATATTCCTTCCTTACATTTCAAGCCATTCCAACCGTTAATCCCGAAAGTACTGCGCCAACCCCAGCGTATTTTTGATGTCCTGAGTAAACAAGACATTTTATTACACCACCCTTTTGACTCTTTTGTGCCTGTTATTCAATTACTCAAACAGGCTGCACACGACCCCAATGTACTTGCCATTAAGCAAACTTTATATCGTAGTGGTGCTCAATCTGAAATTGTGCAAGTGCTTGCCGAAGCAGCGCGTAATGGTAAAGAAGTCACAGCCGTCATTGAGTTAAGAGCGCGTTTTGATGAAGAGTCCAATATAGAAGTCGCCAATCTGCTACAAGAAGCTGGTGCAGTAGTAGTTTATGGCATCGTCGGCTATAAGACCCACGCTAAAATGATTTTAGTAGTGCGTAGAGAAGGAAAACAGCTAAAGCGTTATGTACATTTGGGTACAGGTAACTATCATGCTGGCAATGCCAAAATTTATACAGACTATGGTCTATTGACCACACAAGAAGATATCTGTGAAGATGTCCATAAAATCTTCCAAGAACTGACAGGAATGGGACGCTTGGTACAGTTACAAAAGCTACAACATGCACCATTTACCTTACACCAGCATTTACTGGAGCTCATTGAGCAAGAAATTCATTTTGCACAAGCTGGCAAAGCAGCGCATATCATCATTAAAGTCAATGCACTCACTGAAGCAAAATTAATTGCTGCGCTGTATCGCGCCTCACAGGCCGGGGTAAAAATAGATTTAATTGTGCGCTCGATCTGTTGTTTACGCCCACAGGTTAAAGAACTTTCAGAGAATATTCAGGTACGTTCTATCGTCGGACGTTTTTTAGAGCATACCCGAGTGTATTATTTCCACCATGCAGGCGAAAATAAAGTTTATTGTGCCAGTGCTGACTGGATGGGTCGCAATTTATTTTCACGGGTTGAAACCTGCTTCCCGATCGAGAATAAAAAACTGAAAAAACAGATTATTGAATTTGGCTTGTTGAATTATTTAAAAGACAATGTCAATGCTTGGCAACTCAATGCAGATGAACAATGGCAACAAATACAAGCTAAAGATGGTGAAGCCTTGTTTATGGCACAGCAACAGCTCATTGAGAGACATCAGTTTGAAGATTAG